One genomic segment of Mobula hypostoma chromosome 2, sMobHyp1.1, whole genome shotgun sequence includes these proteins:
- the LOC134337182 gene encoding immunoglobulin lambda-1 light chain-like produces the protein MSRVLHLLWALLVHLSGILTAPVLNQTPMSGPVSAGQTARLECRIQNGNVGSYYMNWYRQRPGERPQWVIRHDPQGDDDIYRGTGITNRFQPSRDTSSNSHILTIGSLEPRDSAVYYCTAWDNALIFGPGTILDIKSSESRRPSILLLPPSPEETGTGSATLSCLVSGFKPGLVALRWSVDGVETESGVTTGAVSANTDQTYRLSSYLRVSADAWKKGSSYACSVSHSSLSSPLRNTISSSACAQ, from the exons ATGTCACGAGTACTTCATCTCCTGTGGGCTCTGCTGGTCCATTTATCAG GTATCCTGACGGCCCCAGTCCTCAATCAGACGCCAATGTCGGGTCCCGTCTCCGCGGGACAGACCGCCCGCTTAGAATGTCGGATCCAGAACGGTAACGTTGGAAGTTACTATATGAACTGGTACCGACAGCGTCCCGGAGAGAGACCGCAGTGGGTGATTAGACACGATCCACAGGGTGATGATGACATATACCGAGGGACAGGGATAACAAACCGTTTCCAACCGTCCAGAGACACCTCCAGCAACAGTCACATCCTGACCATCGGCAGCTTGGAGCCCCGGGACTCTGCTGTCTATTACTGTACAGCATGGGATAATGCATTGATCTTCGGCCCAGGCACTATTCTGGATATAAAGA GCAGCGAGTCCCGGAGACCTTCaattctccttctccctccctctccggaGGAGACCGGCACGGGTTCGGCCACTCTCTCCTGTCTGGTGAGTGGTTTTAAGCCGGGCTTGGTAGCGCTGCGCTGGAGCGTGGATGGAGTCGAGACTGAGAGTGGGGTGACCACAGGCGCCGTGTCGGCAAACACCGACCAGACCTACAGGCTGAGCAGTTACCTGCGAGTATCCGCCGATGCCTGGAAAAAGGGTTCAAGCTATGCCTGCAGCGTGAGCCACAGTTCGCTGAGCTCGCCTTTGCGGAACACCATCTCTTCGTCGGCTTGTGCGCAGTAA